ATACGATACACAGTTCATATTCCTACCAACATAGACCCAATGATATGATTATGTTGGGCCTAGATGTAAAGATATGGTAGACTGTGTCAACCAAGAGAGGACAAATTACTCCTGAAGCACATACAGAAATATACAGACTGTGcaaatactgtgtgtgtataattgCATGTGCGAgcttgtatgtgtttgtgagtTTGTCAAGGTTTCATCTTAGATGGGAATTAGCTTGACGTGTGATAAGATGACAAAAACAGACACAATGTCACTAAACTGGTGAGCAATGTAAAATACCTGAATCAATATCACATGTATAATAGAGAGGAGAAAATAGATGAGATGAAAATAAGGACGTCAATCTGTAATTGAGATGTACCCTTTTTTTAAAGCCAGGAGAAAGGTTAAAGTTGACGCAACGTATGACGTTTTCGACCGgctcttcttctttctcttttCACTTCTCGTACAGAAGGTCCTTCTCTTAGCTCCATCATGGCGAACGTTGTCGATACTAAATTATATGACATCCTAGGGGTGTCCCCCACTGCCACTGAAAATGAATTGAAAAAGGTAACGTTGATTGTATCTAGTCAAATTAAATCTAAGCGCTGTGGAGTTTGAATTGTTGGAAGAAACAGGTTATTCTGACTTAAAGCTAGTCTGGCCTAGAAACGTTAGtcagagttagctagctagtcaaacTAGCTATGTTcctagccaactaacgttagcgtCAATCAGAAAATGATAGTACAGGTTACACATTGTACAACCATTTATCTGCCATAATGTTTTAGATAATTCCCTCTGTCTTTGGCGCAAATTATTTGGGTGTTAGTACTTTGCGCTTGTTGGCGCTAGCGTTCAATTTCAATGATGGCATCTCGCGTATAACGAACGCTTTCGAGTAACGTTATATCTTTTTTGTAAAAGTTAGCATGCGGTTGGTAGCGAGAACGTTAGCACTGTCGCCTGTATTTTAGTTTATAGTCTGCATAATACACAATACATATTAAACCACAACTGTATCAACGCGTTTGATAGCATTGAATTAGCagttgttttgtttacgtttttcCAGACTGGTGGTTGCTAACTAGTTAAGACAATGGCTAGCTAgtatcgttagctagctaactctcGTGCGTCTGTCTGCTGATAACAGATACGACGTAACCGAGTCGCCTCATACCAGGTTGCTAATAGATAAGGTACAATATCAAGGTTACCCCGGTTTGCTCTTTTAATGTTAGCTAACGTAGTGTGTGACGCCTAACTAGTTACCTGGCTAGTTGAGTTATTTAGCCGGCTAGCCTACGACGTTAACTCACGTGTTAACAGTTTAATTCACAGTAATGACATTTTGGGGCTAAATCTTCAGGTCAGAGGTTTTTGGGTTGATTTTGTTGGGGAAATTCTGATGGATCGCTGGTTAATATTGATTTTGTAATTAGTGTAATTGTTTAGCCAGTAGCTAACTTAAGTCGTTACAAGAAAATAGCTAGCTTTCTTCCGCAGTTTCAAGCTCAATTTACTGTTTAGCTAATTTAGGCCAGCTAACTGGTAAAAAGGAACGTCAGATTCCTGTCAATATTTCACTGATGGCTACTACGGGGATAACGTGGAAAGGGCGGTGGTTATACAACTcattggctaatgttagctagcataaATAATCGAAACCAGTGCCTTGAACCTATGTGTGTTGTCTTTTCTTTCAGTCATACCGGAAGCTTGCAAAGGAATATCACCCCGATAAAAACCCAAATGCTGGCGACAAGGTATTGAAATTGCGTGAAGAATTTTTGGGGGGAGGGATAAGATGTTGTGTAATGTGAGGAAAGGGTTCAATCATTCCTTACACTTCTGAGTAGCTACATAAATGTTAACAAATATCAGTAAATGTCAGAACTTAATGTACCCCTGTCTCCTTCAAACAGTTCAAGGAGATCAGTTTTGCGTATGAAGTGTTGACTAATCCAGAGAAGAAGGAGCTGTATGATCGCTATGGGGAGCAGGGACTGCGGGAAGGAGGCGGTGGTGGTGGGGGAATGGATGACATCTTTTCACACATCTTCGGCGGTGGACTTTTTGGCTTCATGGGCGGACAAGGGCGCAGCCGAAATGGTGGTAGACGAAGAGGAGAGGATATGGTTCACCCACTCAAGTAAGCTTACTCTATAGATTGGTGTCACAGATCTCTTGAGTGATGATCAAATCTTTTTGTATATTCTGATTCATTGTCTGACTACATTGTCTGCCTGTGGTTTCTATGACCTTGCTACTGTCTCCAATTATGCTCATTGTTTTTTAAGAGTTTCActtgaagacctgtacaatggaAAAACAACTAAACTGCAGCTGAGCAAGAATGTTCTTTGTGGCACTTGTAATGGGTAAGTGTTTCCACATTCTTCCATTTGTATCTGCATCAATTTTCTCTCCAAATTACTTCTCTAGCCCACATGAAGCAGTGTTCAGGTCTTGCTTTATCTGCCTGTCAATTATTGCATCATACATGTTGATCATGTAGGTTTGTTGGTGTTAGACAAAAAGTTATAACTTCTTCTCAACAGCCAGGGTGGGAAGACTGGCGCAGTTCAGAAGTGTGTGGCCTGCAGGGGGCGTGGTATGCGCATCATGATCAGACAGTTGGCTCCTGGGATGGTCCAACAGATGCAGTCCGTTTGTACTGATTGTAATGGAGAAGGTAAGCAACAGTACAGTTTAGAAACCATATACTTGTAGTACCCAGAGACCCATGAAAAGGCTTTGCCCCCTCAGACTCCTAAACTTCTATGGTTATACCCATAGGTGAGGTCATCAACGAGAAAGACCGCTGTAAAAAGTGCGAGGGCAAGAAGGTTAGTAAGGAGGTGAAAATCCTGGAGGTCCATGTCGACAAAGGCATGAAGCATGGGCAGAAGATCACCTTCGGCGGGGAGGCTGACCAGGCACCTGGGGTTGAGCCAGGAGACATTGTCCTCGTCCTGCAAGAGAAAGAGCACGAGGTAGATATTAACTGCTGTGCTCTGGACGCCATGGTCCCCACTCCTTAAGACTACGTCTCTTGTTGACTAAAGGCAATATTATAATGTGGAAACATATTAGTGAAGGTGCAACATTAATGTGTAAACTTGTTATTACTCAGCTATTATGTCTCATTTCTATGAGGACTTTACTAGTATAGATGGATAATGTTGAATGGTAGCTGGTTGACCAAAAGCAGCCAGCTGGCTGAGTTGGGTCCTCCAGCACTCTTGACTGGGATCTTTTGGGAGCAGATTGCAGTGACAGCACAATGCTGCTAGGCCAATGTGAACATGCTGTAATCCAGTTTCCAGTACTGGCCTCCCACCCTCTGAGCCCCCCTGCATGTCTGGCATAACTTGGTATTAATTATAGTCACGAGTGGCACATCGTTCCTAATCCTGGAGTCCTAGCATTTCCACTCCATTGTGTCACCTCCAGCCTCACTCACTCCTCTGAAGATGGGAGAACAGACACATGTTGATGGCACCAGCCTCTCATGTGGAGAATAGGCCTGTACAGGGGAGTCAATGGGGAGGGGAGACAATACTCTGACAGGGTGTATATGCACAGCTTCCTGGGGCTATTATCTTTTATGTTCCAGCAGTATCGGTTAGTCCTCTGGTATAATTTGTTACATTTCTAGCAAATGTTTGTCATTTTAAATTGGCCAAAAACCACCTCTCTTACTATATTGACACGACCTGTTTTCTCATGCCAACAGACATACAAAAGAGAGGCCCATGACCTGCACATGACCCATAAGATTGGCCTTGTTGAAGCACTTTGTGGATTCCAGTTTACGTTGAAACACTTAGACGGCAGACAGATTGTAGTCAAGTACGCTGCTGGCAAAGTCATTGAGCCAGGTAAGAATTTGATCTTTGTACTGGTTTTACATATCGTAGGTGAGACCACAGCATGTGAATATTAATAAATGCAGTATGTGAAAGTAATGTTTCTATAATGCAATGTTTATTTTACAGGCTCGGTCAGAGTTGTGCGAGGCGAGGGGATGCCACAGTACCGTAATCCATTTGAAAAAGGAGACCTGTATATTAAATTTGATGTGCAGTTCCCAGACAACAACTGGATCAGCCCCGATAAACTCAATGTAAGTCATGATGGACTATGAAAAGCCTTTcttgtgtctgtttctgtcacaGGCTTGAACATTACGGTACCTGTTCTAATATGGGATTGAATGACACAATTTGATCATTCATAACGAGATTAGGATTTTGACCCAGACCATACTGCTTATGTTGAGCATTGTTTGATGATAATGGTATTTAAGAGCTGAGGTACCACACAAGTGTTAGATTTTTATAATAAGGGCTTGTTGTGATATCTGCATGCTGAAAAGGGGGCTTTGCTAACTAGACAGAACATTTGAAAAACTGTGGCCCTCTGTTAACCCCAGGAGCTGGAGGACTTGCTGCCAACACGTGCCGAGGCTCCCATAGTGTCTGGGGACGCAGAGGAGGTGGACCTGCAGGACTACGACGTCAGCCAGGGCTCGTCTGGAGGACGACGTGAGGCCTACAACGACAGCTCAGACGATGAAGGAGGCCACCACGGCCCTGGAGTGCAGTGTGCCCACCAGTAGCATCTGGCTCAGGGGAAAATGTATGTGTTGCACCCCCCGTCTTCCCATCCCGATCACACATCCCTCACTTTCCTTGTGGCAATGCCAGATAAGATGGAAAAAGGTCATTTCTCCTTTGCTTGGTGTGTAACTTGCATTTTTTTTCATAGTATTTACAATAATTAATTTAAACTAACCATAAAATGCAGTTTTGGCCTCCACCTCTGGACTGTGAGGTGTGAGTTAGGGAAGGGAGATCCTGAAAGGACCCAGGACACAAACATCACATTTTTAGGTTTATATGTATCTGTGCTTGATTTTTACCGCTTGATTTTTCTTTTTGTAGGTTTTTACTTTTGTTTTCctttctctatatatatatatatattcaaacaTGACAACATTGTGTATAATATGAAAGTGATTGTCGGTGAGCTTTATATCAGCTACGCTAATACAGTGGTGTGATACAAATAGAAAAAACACCTGTATCTGTCCTCAACCCTGGTGCATGTTAAGACCGCATAGGTTCCTGCACTGATTAAACATCCAATCTAATGAGA
This region of Salmo trutta chromosome 29, fSalTru1.1, whole genome shotgun sequence genomic DNA includes:
- the LOC115167424 gene encoding dnaJ homolog subfamily A member 2; its protein translation is MANVVDTKLYDILGVSPTATENELKKSYRKLAKEYHPDKNPNAGDKFKEISFAYEVLTNPEKKELYDRYGEQGLREGGGGGGGMDDIFSHIFGGGLFGFMGGQGRSRNGGRRRGEDMVHPLKVSLEDLYNGKTTKLQLSKNVLCGTCNGQGGKTGAVQKCVACRGRGMRIMIRQLAPGMVQQMQSVCTDCNGEGEVINEKDRCKKCEGKKVSKEVKILEVHVDKGMKHGQKITFGGEADQAPGVEPGDIVLVLQEKEHETYKREAHDLHMTHKIGLVEALCGFQFTLKHLDGRQIVVKYAAGKVIEPGSVRVVRGEGMPQYRNPFEKGDLYIKFDVQFPDNNWISPDKLNELEDLLPTRAEAPIVSGDAEEVDLQDYDVSQGSSGGRREAYNDSSDDEGGHHGPGVQCAHQ